The following nucleotide sequence is from Paenibacillus odorifer.
GTGGGATGACTAGCATAGAGAAAGATCTGGTAAAGACAGAGTCTGCATTGGTTTCGCCAAGCTTAAAATGCAAATGGTTTTTATCCAAGATAACGGGTATAAGTTGCTCCAGTTCGTTTGTAGTTAGAGCATTACCTGGGATCCAATGTGATAAGGTTGTATAAATTAGCTCATCCCGTAGTTGGGCATCTAAAGAACCAATGTTATTTATCATTTCTTGTACCAACTGGATTGTATCGGGAGGTGCTTGGTAATCATTTTCTTTTATGCATATCAGCGTTTCTTTTAAATTCATTTTACATGCTCCTATTTTCCAGTGTGAATTATTTTCTAATACCGGATGGTGTAGTTCCTTTATATTGCTTAAACAGCTTGGTAAAATAATTAGGATTGTCGCAGCCCACTCGTCCAGCAATCTCCGTTACAGTAAAATCTGTCTCCAACAGCAGTCGTTCTGCTTCATTTACGCGGCAAAGATTAACATAATCGATGAAGGTTCGGCCGGTGAGCTTCTTAAAGGTTTTGCAGAAATGGTATGGATTTAGATTAACGGATCTCGCGGCGCTTTCAATAGTCATTTTCTCATCAAAGTGGTTCTCCATATACTCCAGCAGTGGCTTAAAACGCTCACGATTGAAGGAATGACGTTCATTTGTTCTGCCAGAAACCCGCTCAGGCAAAAAGGTACGGGAGAGCAATACAAAAAGCAGATGAAGTTGATTTTTGATGATTAGCTGAAATGCAGGACCTTTCTGATGCACTTCATCCACGATAGTGTCTAGAAGAGAGTAATAAGTAGAACAGGTTGGAACTAGTGCTGCTGGTTTAACTGGTAGCTGATATCGATTTTCCAAATAGGGAGCTACGAACTGCTCATGTTGAGGATCTTGCTTCCAATCTTTAAATAAAGAACTATGAAATACGACGGATATAAATCGGACATGATCATCCCGCAGACTATATCCAACGTGCAAACCTCCAGAAGGAACAAACAAAACCTCTCCGGGATGCAGTTCGTAGGGCTTGCTGTCAATGTGGAAAATGGCGCTGCCTGCTTGCATGATAATGATTTCGAAATGTTCATGCCAGTGTAGAAAAAGGATGTTCTGGCCGATTTTCGCATGTTTACATTCATTAAAAAACAATCGAAACGGATAGGTGTTTCCTTCTAATTGAGGGTATTCTTTAAGATCATTAGGATAGCTCAATATTTATTCAACTCCCACAATATACGACTATATAAACACAATATAATAAGAGTTTTAAGCTTAAATGCAGTATATACTCGGGTTATAGAACTTACTATAAACCAATATTGGAGTGGTACACAAGATGAAGGATACAATGCGTATAGGCACATTAGTTGGTGGCGGAGATGCTGTTAGAGTGATTCCGCAAATCGTAGGTCATGGCTTCGAATCTTTTAGCTTAACCTTCTGGCAGACTACAGGTGAAACAGATCTTGTGGAAACTGGTAAGCGTGTGCAAGAACTTGCGGCAAAACATGATTTTGTGATTTCATCGGTTGGCATCTTTGGCAATCCTTTGACGAATACTGGTGACAATTCCGATGCATTAGCGAGCTGGGAACGGCTTATTGATCATGCTCATGTATTTGGTACTGATATGGTATCAGGGTTCACGGGACGACTACCAGGAGTGTCCATTGATGAATCGATTCCGAAGTTTACCGAGGTATTTGGTGAGCTGACCAAAAGAGCAGCAGATCGCGGTGTACGAATTGCCTTCGAGAACTGTTCCATGGATGGCAATTGGACTTCAGGGGACTGGAATATCGCTCATCATCCAATAGCCTGGGAAAAGATGTTTAACGCTGTACCTGCTGACAATATGGGACTTGAATGGGAGCCCTGCCATCAGATGGTGCAGCTGATTGATCCGATTCCACAGCTGCGCAAATGGACAGATAAGATCTTCCATGTACACGGCAAGGATGCCACCATCGCTTGGGATATTGTAAAAGAATATGGAATCCACGGCCCAAAACCTTATGTATGGCACCGTACTCCGGGTTTTGGTGATACGAACTGGACGGATGTTATTTCCATTTTGCGTCAGGCTGGTTATAAAGGTACCATTGATATTGAAGGTTGGCATGATCCTGTCTATCGGGATGAGCTGGAAATGATGGGTCAAGTACATGCCTTGAATTATTTAAAACAATGCCGCGGGGGCAGCTTTGTGCCTAATCCGCTTTAATAAGTCAGGGGGAGAAATATGACAGCACAGTACCGTGTAGCGGTTGCAGGTTGCGGAGGAATGGCTAACGCATGGATTGAATACGCTTTATTGCGTCCAGATACTAAGATCGTTGCTCTAGTAGATATAAGGTTGGAGTCGGCTGAGGCGATGGCTGCGAAGCATGGGATTTCATGTCTGACGTTTACGGATATTAAGCAGGCAATTCAGGAGACCGCAGCAAATCTCGTCTTTGACGTTACCGTTCCCGGAAGTCATTTCAATATTTCTAGTACTGCATTGGAACTTGGGTGTAATGTGTTTAGTGAGAAACCGTTAGCTGAGACTATGGAGGAATGTAATAAGATTGTTGAGATCTCGGAACGGACTGGAAATGCTCATGCTGTGATGCAGAACCGCCGTTATGATCCTCGAATTCGTTCTTTAAGAAAAATCATAGAATCAGGAACCATCGGAAGAACAGGATTTATCGGTGCAAGCTTTTTCCTTGGGGCTCATTTCGGGGGATTCCGTGATGTTATGAAAAGTCCGCTGCTGTTGGATATGGCAATTCATACCTTCGACCAGGCCCGGTTTATTAGTGGCGCGAATCCTGTGTCCGTATACTGTCAGGAGTTTAATCCTCCCGGTTCATGGTATGAGGGGAATGCGTCGGCAGTGTGCATTTTCGAGATGTCCGACGGTTCAATATTTACCTATCAGGGATCTTGGTGTGCAGAAGGTGCATCCACGTCATGGGAAGCTTCTTGGCGGGTTAACGGGGAGAAAGGAACAGCAATCTGGGATGGTCATGAGCTGCCATATGCTGAGGTAGTTACTGCAGGAGATCAGAGCGATAAGTTCATTCGTGACGTAAAGCGTATAAATGGAGATAATGTTGAGATGAATAAAACATTCCATCACGGGTGTTTGGATGAGATGTTCTTGTCATTGGCAGAGCAACGTCCTGCAGAGACGAATTGTAGAGATAATCGGTATAGTATGGCAATGGTGTTCGGAGCGCTGGAAAGTGCTGAATCTGGCCGGAAAATCGATCTAGTGGAGTTCTGAGATTGACTTCTGTTACTACAATCGCCAGCAAGGAGATCAAAATGGATATTAGAGCTTACCGAGAATCGGATATTAGTCAAATTGTCTCATTGTTCTACGAAACAGTTCATTCCGTAAACAAACAAGACTATTCACAGGAACAGCTAGATGCTTGGGCACCTAAAGAGGAAGAGGTACTTAAGCATAATACTTGGAGAGCTTCTTTGCGTCAAAATATCACTTATGTAGCCGAAATTGATAATATTATTGTGGGCTTTTCTGATATGACAGCAGAGGGACATTTGGATCGATTATATGTTCACAAAGATTACCAAGGACTAGGTATAGCCTCTGCATTGGTGAGTAAGCTTGAATTGAAAGCGAAAGAACTGGGTCTTTATGAAATGGATGCCGAAGCAAGCATCACTGCTAAACCTTTTTTTGAACGACGGGGATACCAGCTTATTGCGAAACAAAGTGTAGAACGAAAAGGTGTTCTGTTGGTCAATTATAGGATGAGTAAAAAAATAATGTAATTCAAAAAAGCAGGTTGCTCATTAGAGCAGTCTGCTTTTTGTGATAAGAAGGATATTCAAATTCACCCATCAATCCAGTTCATTAATGCTACAGTATCAAATCGATCCCCTTGCACTAACCATTTACCGTCCACATCAAAGAGAGTCAATATACCTTCCAAAGGCACACGTTTACTTTCTTTGTCATCCTTATCCAATAAGACAAGATCCACCGTATATTTTAACTCGATAATATCTTTTTTTTGTTCGGAAAGGTTAAATTTTAGGTTTTCCGGTTTTAAAGAAAGCTTTTGTTTATCAGCGATTTTAATTGGGATAGTTGTAATTCGGCTCGCTATAGCCTTTTCAGTAAAGTATTCTGTAAAATACGGTTTCATCTCTTCATTTCGCGCAAGAATGGATTCATCAGACATTAAATCCTCAGAAGCCTTGACGGTATATTCTACATTTTTATATTTCTCTGCGGCTTTAGTGGCATCATCTACCTCTGAACTACATCCGATAATTAACGCAAGAGATAATAATATCATACTCAATATCAACGGTGATTTACGCATTAGTACACCCCCAATGTATTTGATCTTGCATTATTATACTTATATTACCATGTTGTGGTTTCATAATTTCAAGAAGAAAATGATTCAACTCCCTAAATATGGTATGGTGTAAATATGATCGTAAATTTGCGGTGATTAAACTAAAAAGTAGAATCGAAAGGATTATTAAAATGAACACATCCTTAAAATTCACACACGGGAATAAAGTCGGACTGATTGCTTGTTCAGATGGTGTGAGAGTAGAGAACCTACCTAAAGTAGAGGAATTAAAAAAAGTTTTGCATTCATTTGGACTCCATGTAGTGGTGGCTAATACTTTGTTTAGAAAAGATGGTTATTTCAGTGGAAATCCAAAGGAAAGGGCAGCGGAGCTGAATCAACTATTTAAAAATACTGAAATTAGCGCGATATTCGATATTTCAGGTGGGGATTCTGCCAACCAAATCTTAGAGTACATAGACTACGAAAGTATCCGTATGAACCCCAAACCCTTTTTTGGAATGAGTGATTTGTCAGTTATTTTGAACGCTTTATTTACGCAAAATAATTCGAAATCCTATCATTATCAGTTGATCAATTTAGTGTCTTCTGATGGGGCAGAGCAGCAGAGGGCTTTTTATCGAACATTCTTCGAGGGTCAAAACGATCTTTACGATTTCCGGTATCATTGGGTCCGTGGTAACCAGATGAGCGGGATAGTAATCGGAGGGAATATTCGCTGCTTTTTGAAGCTGGCAGGGACAAGCTATTTTCCGGATCCTTCGGACAAAATATTATTGTTGGAGAGTTTAAGTGGCAGAGCTAACAAAATAGTCTCCTTTTTTGCTCAGCTCCAGCAATTGAAATATTTTGATGCTTGTGCTGGATTGATTCTAGGGTCATTTTCAGAACTAGAGAACTTTAATGAATTTCCGATAGTAGAAGAGTATGTGAAGGAAATTAGCCATTCCACCTCCATTCCTATCATAAAGACAGCTGAGATTGGGCATGGCAGTAACAGTAAGTGTATTGTTGTGGGTGATAAAATCACTTTGTAAAAAAGGTGGAGTGTGCGATGGGCAAAATTCTTTGCTTCATATCTGATGATTTTGCGGATTTTGAGATTACCTTGGCACTACATAAGATTAGAAATGTTGGAAAAAAAGAAGTGTTATCCGTAGGATACAGTTATGAATCTGTAGTTAGCGAATCTGGTCTGACTTATCAACCTGATTTGGTCCTCAAAGAAGCAGTTAAGCTTAATGATATTGAAGGGCTAATTATTCCCGGAGGTCCGATTGTAAATCAAAAACAGGATTTAACTGATCTGATAAACCATCTTGATCGAGAAGAGAAGATGCTGGCAGCCATATGTCATGGACCACAGTATTTAGGACGAGCGGGCATTTTAGATCATTGTAAATTCACTACTTCGTGTTCAGTAGAAAGAATCAGTAAACTTAATGTAGAGGATCCATTTCCAAGAGACAATTATGTTGATAAGAGAGTAGTTAGAGATGAACATATCATTACTGCTAAAGGCCGTGCTTTTGTTGATTTTTCATTTGAAATCTTTGATTATTTAGGGATTTATCAGGATCTAGATGAAGAAAAAGAACAATTGTTTAGGGATATTATGGATAAATAGCAGTGATAGATGATAAACAGGGAGAGTTGACGTGGAAACTAATTTAAACGAAAAGAAAAATGATTATAAACCATTAGGGATATCAGGACTTGGGGGATGGTTGATTCTTGTACAAATCGGTCTTTATGGGACGATTATCATTCAGTTGATGCAGCTTTTTCAGGATTCTTTTACAGCATTTGATGCCGATATCTGGACTGCTTTTACTTCTAAAGGTTCGGATTTCTATCATCCCTTGTGGGGATTTATAATTGTTTTTGAAACCACTTTCAATATAGCTATATTAGCGTTTAGTGTATATATTCTAATTAATTTCTACAGAAAAAAAGCATTTTTACCACGGTTATTGATTATTTTCTATATTGCAATCCCTGTAGTAGGAATCATTGATGTTGTACTTCTTTATCAAATTCCTCTTGCCAGAGAACTTGGAAATGGAGATTCACTCAAAAGGATCATTAGGTCAGCGTTTACTTGTGCAATTTGGACTGCATATTTATTGAAATCAGAGCGAGTACATAATACATTTGTAAAGTAATTTAATAAAGTGATTTAAAGGAGGGGTATGATGTCAACCGATTATCTATCAAAAGAAGAATTGAAAGATGCGATTCATATTGCCTATCAGTCTCTTTATCAAGAATTTGATGGCATTGAGAACTCCCAAAGAGACAATCGTATGGAAGGGGTTGATCGAACCCCAGCAGAAATCATTGCTTATCAATTGGGCTGGTTGAATCTTGTTATGAAATGGGATAAGGATGAAAAAGCAGGGTTAACCGTTATTACACCTTCCCCGGATTATAAATGGAATCAACTTGGCGGATTATATCAATCGTTTTATCATACATATGCTGCCTACTCATTAGACGAGTTAAGATCTTTATTTCAAGAGACAGAACATCAGTGGCAGAACTGGATTGATTCTTTAAGTGATGAAGAACTTTTTACGCAAGGCGTGCGGAAATGGACAGGAAACAATCCAAGATGGCCTATGGTCAAATGGATTCATATTAATTCAGTAGCACCGTTTAAGACTTTTCGTTCTAAGATTCGCAAATGGAAAAAGCTTAATGTAACTAAGGAATTATAAATCAAGCCCCCGCCTAAGAGAAATCTCTGAAGCAGGGGCTGTTTTAGGCTGATCAATGATCAGTATGAAGGATATAAGATTAGTGGAAGAGAATGTATAGCGGTAGGTGAATAGATTAGTAAAGGACGGATTATTTTTGAAGAAAATATCTATTATTGTAAGTACATTTATATTTTTGATTGCATTAAGCTCGATTATATTTGTCGTGGTAAACAACTCTGCAAAACCCATTAAAAGTCCTGAGAACATTGAACTAAAAGAGTTGGCGAATGGAAACAAACTACTAGTGGACTTCTCGAAGAAACCCACTGTATTCGTATTTTTCACCTCATGGTGTCCATATTGTAATGACGACGCTCCTAAGATTGTCTCATTGTATGAGAAATATAAAAATAGAGTGAACATATACGGAATCAATTTGCTTTATCAAGATGATCTTTCTGATGTAAAACAATACGTGGCGAATTACAACATTAAGTATCCCGTTCTCCTAGATGAAACAGGTGATCTCCATAAACAATTTGGTGAACAAGCTTTTCCTGCGTTGTTTTTTATAAACTCTGATGGCAAGGTTATGGATCAAATTATTGGCTCGACTGATTTTGACGCAATTGAGAGCTCGTTTAAGATTTTCATTAAAAACTATGATTAAGGAGGTTGAAATGAATACGACCCATTTAGAGATTTTTGTAGCAAAAAATCAATCGGATGTGGATATATTTTGGGGACTCTTTAATAGTTACATAAATGAATTATCTCTCCATGTATCTATGGGCGATGATTTTGACCTGGGTTACTTTTATTCAGACGAGTATAGAGAGATCATTGAAGAGCTAAGAACAAGAGAAATAAATCCTTTAAATTTGTTTCTTATACATAAGGACGGTACTATGCTTGGATTTTTAATGTATGTTACTTATTTTAATGAGGGTGGAAAGTGTTTTTTAATGGAGTATTATATTGAACCTATGTATCGGAATTTAGGGTATGGTGAATTTACCTATTCAATGGTCGAAAAACATGTTTATGCAGACGGTGCAAAGTATATCGAGTTAACCCCGACTAATGATGCAAATGAAAGGTTTTGGCGCAGTGTGGGATATATGAAATCATCGGATATGGATGAGGATCATAAATATATTTATCGGAAATCTCTTTGTATCTAAACCGTAAGGAGTTAATCCCTATGATCAAAAGAAGAAAGAAACTCATAATCATCTCCGCATTTCTCTTTCATTTTTACTTCTGATGCTGATTGTAGTCTATATGATAAATCCTCAACCTGTTAATGCAATGATGGTAGACTTTTCTAGTATGGAGAAGCAAGGTGAGCATATTTATGTAGAACCAGATATTTCAGAGGTCACAACAACGATACTTTTGAACGATTTCGAACAATCGAGGGAGAGAGTTTCTGGGTTCTTCGAAGATTTACAAGACAATCCAACCCTTCTTTTTGTTCAATCTCCACACGCTCTTGAGAAGTATGCTCAGAAGAATCGAACGGGCCAGACTTATTATACTTATTGGGGAAATTACATTGTTATTGGTCCAGACGGATTTAACGCGGATGTAATCGCCCATGAATTGATGCATAGTGAGTTAAGAAAGAGGTTGAAGAATAAGGATGAGGTTCCGGTGTGGTTTGATGAAGGTTTGGCTACCTTAGTTGACTATAGATATAACAGCGATAAGTTTATAAGTTTTGACAAGATAAATGAGCTAAGTAGTAGAGATGTCTTTTATGAACCCTCACATGTAAAAGAAAATTATGAGATCGCCCATTCAGAAATTAATAGATGGTTTGGAATCGTTGGAAAGTCAGGTTTAGTAGAGCTTATTGATGGATTAAATAATGGAAAAGAGTTCAAAACAATCTATAAATCAATCGAATCCCAAAGCTAGGAGGTTGAGATGAAGAAATTCATTATTGTAATTCTAGCCATAATTGCTTTATCACCATTACATGCAGTCTCCGCGGATTGGGCCGGTTCGTTTGTTGTTTATTCAGGTGACATCTACGAAATATCAGACGATGAACTCATCCCCTCGGAAGAAATCAATAAGAAGATAGGGCATGTAACTAAATATTCCGATGAGGAAGGAACGTACAGGGGGAATTTCTCGAATATTTATCCTAAAGGTACGCCTTACTATTCGATTATCAATACCGATCCAAAAGATTTCATTGCTATTAAGACCCAAGAGGGTATCTTTGTAAAAGCTTATAACAAAGGCCATTATCCCAATGATGAATTGGTTAAAAAAACGATTTGGATGTATTTCTTATTGGGGACATCGATTATCGTCTTATTAATAATAATTTGGATAATAAAGCGGAGGAAAGGATGATCTATGACAACTAATACATCACAAAAGATAGAACAAGCCTTCAAAAAAACGATAAGCTCACGTCACATTCACGAAGGCGTCCTATACATTGAGAATACAGATGGCGACTACTCCTATAATATTGGATATGGGGAGAAGAATATAGACTCACCTTTGCTAATGGCCAGCATCACCAAGCTGTTTACCACCACCTGTATTTTGGCCCTACAAGAGCGAGGTAAACTGTCGTTGGATGACAAGGTTACACAGTATTTTGATAACGCTGTGTTAAGTGGTCTTCATGTCTTTGGTGGTAATGATTATTCGTTTGACCTGACAATATCCGATTTATTGTTTCAGGTTAGTGGCTTGCCAGATGTATTTGAAGAAGGAAAAGAGAATGACAAGCGTCGTGCGATTAAGGAGGATTATTATATTACCTTCGAGGAACAGATTGCATTAATTAAAAAATTGAAGCCTCATTTTATGCCTCGTACCAAACGAAAAGCATATTATGCGGATATAAATTTTGATTTACTAGGTGAAATCATTGAGAAGGTAGAGCAGTCAACATTAGCAGAAGTCTATAAGCGGTTCATATTTGATCCCCTGTCACTCGTAAGTACATATCTCCCTGAAGGTGACAACGATTTTGTACCGAATATCTTTTATCAAAATAAATCAATTAACCGTTCCAAATTTATTAGGAGTTGTCGTGCGAGTGGAGGATGTATCACCACAGCTCGTGAATTAATGATATTTATCAAAGCTTTCTTTGGTGGGATGCTATTTAAAAATGAGTTGTTTAAGATGCTATCGGCTTCTAATAAACTTCAATTATCGATGGGACCTATTTACTATAGCAGCGGCTATATGAGAATTCCTTTGGATGGCTTGTCCACGCTTTACATGGGGAAAGGTGAGTTACTAGGGCACTCCGGTTCAACAGGTTCGTTTGCCTTTTTTTATCCTATTAAAAATTTATTCATTGTGGGGGATCTAAACCAGATGGGTAATCCTGCACTCCCCATTAGGCTATCAATGAAACTTGCTATGATGATGAAATAAAAAATAGTGAACGCCAAGAGTTAGGATATTCACTGCTGAATTATTATACTCAGTCATCCAACCTTCATAAATCTTTAATAAAGGAGACGTACCAGTGAACAACATCAAAGTGCTTCATTATGATGCGTTTTCTCCTTATCCGAACAAAGGAAATCCAGCTGGTGTAGTATTAGATGCGGCTCATTTGAGCGAAAGTGACATGCAATCGATAGCTCATAAGGTCGGTTTTAATGAAACAGTTTTTGTAGTCTCATTGGATGTAGCTGATTTAAGGCTTAAGTATTTTACGCCAGGCCATGAGATCAATCTTTGTGGGCATGCAACTATGGCTTCTTTATTTGCTTTAAAAACAAAGGGTATCCTTGGAGAGGCAAGCTCGGTAAAGATCGAAACAAACGTGGGTGTGCTCCCCATTCAATTCAGTATGGACAACAATAATCACTTACTAATAAAAATGAAGCAAGATCATCCCGAGTTTATTGAATTTGACGGTGATAGAGCTAAGCTTGCCCATGCTTTAGGCTTAACAGTTGACGAATTTGATGAGGATATGCCGATTGTTTATGGCTGTACTGGCGCATGGACTCTATTAGTTCCAATTAAGAGTATAGATAGCTTTAATAAAATGAAACCGATAAACGAGTTGTTTCCGGAGAATTTCTCATCGCCTTTTTCGGGAACCGTTGAAGATCCAGTAACAGGTACAGCATCGGGAGTTATGGGGGCTTATTATTTAAAATATATTAATCCGCACATGGACTCAATCCAATTTGATGTAGAACAAGGACAAGAAATCGGTAGAGATGGGAAAGTAAATGTAGAAGTGTACCGACTAGATTCTGATAGAATGGATGTGTTTATTTCTGGAACTGCGGTGTTTGTGGGGGAGGTAGATTTAGGGAAATGATAAAATATACTCACTTGGAGTGTACGGAGTCTTAGTGATACCCAGTTAGAAGAGTTACATCAACTCCTTTTGTGAAGAAAATAATGCTGGGTCATTATTAGAACTTTAATGATCTATGGAATGGAGGTAACCTCATGATTGAAATTGATTGTCTGGGAGAAATCTGCCCAGTACCAGTAATGATGTTAAAAAAACATCAAAAAGCCATTCAAAATGGCGAAAAGGTGATGCTGGTTACTGATCATAGCTGTGCAAAAGTTTCCATCACGGATTACTGTCGTGGTTCAAATTTGAAATGCTCCATTCAAGAAGTCATTAATGGGGTATGGGAGATTACGATTGAGCTATAAGTTCAACATAATGTATCAATCAATGTCTTTTCTATATAACGAATTAATTGTTTCGTATCATTGTCACAACGCTGATTGTGTTTTTTTACCATGTAGACATCGTTATTTACCTGGAACTGATCAATATGAATAATCTTGAGTTGTTTACTATACAACTCTTTTTTTATGGACATATAAGGCAGAAAGGCGACACCATGTCCTCTAATTGCTGCAAGCTTTACCGCCTCAAGGGAGTCCAAATTAAACAGTATATTTAGTTTAAGCTCCCCTGCAGATATGTTGTTCAAAGCCCTTTGCACACAATGAAGCTGTGAGGACCAGATTAACGGATATTTAGGGAGCTCATTCAGTGTGATTTTATCAGGACATACGGTCGTACTGCTTGCCACTAACATAACTTGATCAGAAAACACCATATTGGAGCATAATTCAGATTTCGGGGAAGGCCCGGAAATAAAGCCAACATCACCTTCTTCAAGAAGCAAACGTTCCTCTACTAGTGACGATGCCCCTTCGTTTAGAGTGATATGGCAATTGGGAAAATGTTTTTTTACCTCATATAAGGTACAGGGCAGGGCATAATTACAGACTTCTGGAATCGCATAAATAGACAGCTCATGTTGTGTTGGCTGTAAATGATTGATTTCTGTGACCATATCATCATATAATTTACAGATTTGCTCCGCATACTTCTCCGCTATAATCCCTGCTTCTGTAAGGCTGGCCCCTTTATTACTTCTCACAAAAAGCTCAGAACCCAGGGTATTCTCCCAGGATTTCAACTGCTGACTAAGTGCGGATTGGGTGATATGAGATTTCTGAGCGGCTTTAGATATACTTTTTAACGAAGCAATATCTAAAAATAATTTAAGCGTTTCCATATTCATACTTATTCCTCCTGTTGCCCGCTGTTAGTGCACACTATAGCATACTTGATTACGCTCCATCTGTGCCATTAGTAACACTTATACAGCATAAAGAAAGCAGATAACCACAGCTCAAATAAGTATGTTACTATTTTCACATAGTCAATTACATAAAACGATGGAGGTGTTAGACTATGGGGCAAACCGTAAGTCCCGAAACGAAATCAACCCGAACCAGAGCTCCTAGAAAACCTAAAAAGAGTCAGTTGCCCATCGCGTTGCTGGTTACAGTTCTCATTATTGGGTTTG
It contains:
- a CDS encoding serine hydrolase domain-containing protein; its protein translation is MTTNTSQKIEQAFKKTISSRHIHEGVLYIENTDGDYSYNIGYGEKNIDSPLLMASITKLFTTTCILALQERGKLSLDDKVTQYFDNAVLSGLHVFGGNDYSFDLTISDLLFQVSGLPDVFEEGKENDKRRAIKEDYYITFEEQIALIKKLKPHFMPRTKRKAYYADINFDLLGEIIEKVEQSTLAEVYKRFIFDPLSLVSTYLPEGDNDFVPNIFYQNKSINRSKFIRSCRASGGCITTARELMIFIKAFFGGMLFKNELFKMLSASNKLQLSMGPIYYSSGYMRIPLDGLSTLYMGKGELLGHSGSTGSFAFFYPIKNLFIVGDLNQMGNPALPIRLSMKLAMMMK
- a CDS encoding sulfurtransferase TusA family protein — protein: MIEIDCLGEICPVPVMMLKKHQKAIQNGEKVMLVTDHSCAKVSITDYCRGSNLKCSIQEVINGVWEITIEL
- a CDS encoding LysR family transcriptional regulator, whose translation is MNMETLKLFLDIASLKSISKAAQKSHITQSALSQQLKSWENTLGSELFVRSNKGASLTEAGIIAEKYAEQICKLYDDMVTEINHLQPTQHELSIYAIPEVCNYALPCTLYEVKKHFPNCHITLNEGASSLVEERLLLEEGDVGFISGPSPKSELCSNMVFSDQVMLVASSTTVCPDKITLNELPKYPLIWSSQLHCVQRALNNISAGELKLNILFNLDSLEAVKLAAIRGHGVAFLPYMSIKKELYSKQLKIIHIDQFQVNNDVYMVKKHNQRCDNDTKQLIRYIEKTLIDTLC
- a CDS encoding PhzF family phenazine biosynthesis protein, which translates into the protein MNNIKVLHYDAFSPYPNKGNPAGVVLDAAHLSESDMQSIAHKVGFNETVFVVSLDVADLRLKYFTPGHEINLCGHATMASLFALKTKGILGEASSVKIETNVGVLPIQFSMDNNNHLLIKMKQDHPEFIEFDGDRAKLAHALGLTVDEFDEDMPIVYGCTGAWTLLVPIKSIDSFNKMKPINELFPENFSSPFSGTVEDPVTGTASGVMGAYYLKYINPHMDSIQFDVEQGQEIGRDGKVNVEVYRLDSDRMDVFISGTAVFVGEVDLGK